The following coding sequences lie in one Phragmites australis chromosome 8, lpPhrAust1.1, whole genome shotgun sequence genomic window:
- the LOC133925824 gene encoding probable trehalose-phosphate phosphatase 4: MTNQDVVFSVSDMGIAAAAAMPGGSGRALFVCRGAAGAVSSLRGAYGLDLPVDDEFLGARGAPAAAHEPARTCTGWVVESIRASSPTCSPTVDEYAAWTRKHPSALGSFDQIAAAAKGKKIIMFMDYDGTLSPIVTDPDMAFMTAEMRAAVCGAAKHFPTAIVTGRCFDKVYSFVGLSELYYAGSHGMDIKGPNSKEDKKVLLQPAREFLPMIDKAYRALVEKTKATPGARVENNKFCLSVHFRCVDEKRWSRLAEQVKAVLLDFPELKLTEGRKVLEIRPSIMWDKGRAVEFLLKSLGFDNRSDVLPVYIGDDRTDEDAFKVLRKRGQGLGILVSKCLKETDASYSLQDPTEVMEFLLRLVQWKLRRSPSATRPRPAQ; this comes from the exons ATGACGAACCAGGACGTGGTATTCTCGGTCTCGGACATGGGCATTGCAGCGGCTGCGGCCATGCCGGGCGGCTCCGGGCGCGCGCTCTTCGTGTGCCGCGGCGCCGCGGGCGCGGTCTCCTCGCTGCGGGGCGCGTACGGGCTCGACCTCCCCGTCGACGACGAGTTCCTCGGCGCTCGGGGCGCCCCGGCTGCGGCGCATGAGCCCGCACGGACCTGCACAGGCTGGGTCGTCGAGTCCATCCGCGCGTCCTCGCCGACCTGCTCTCCCACCGTCGACGAGTACGCCGCGTGGACG AGGAAGCACCCGTCGGCACTGGGCAGCTTCGACCAgatcgcggcggcggcgaaggggaAGAAGATCATCATGTTCATGGACTACGACGGCACGCTGTCCCCGATCGTCACCGACCCCGACATGGCGTTCATGACCGCCGAG ATGAGGGCGGCGGTGTGCGGCGCCGCGAAGCACTTCCCCACGGCGATCGTGACCGGCCGGTGCTTCGACAAG GTCTACAGCTTCGTAGGCCTCTCGGAGCTCTACTACGCGGGCAGCCACGGAATGGACATCAAGGGCCCGAACTCCAAG GAGGACAAGAAGGTCCTGTTGCAACCGGCTCGCGAGTTCCTGCCGATGATCGACAAG GCTTACAGGGCCCTGGTGGAGAAGACGAAGGCCACGCCGGGGGCCAGGGTGGAGAACAACAAGTTCTGCCTGTCCGTGCACTTCAGATGCGTGGATGAGAAG AGATGGAGCCGATTGGCCGAGCAGGTCAAGGCCGTGCTCCTGGACTTCCCTGAGCTGAAGCTCACCGAGGGCAGAAAG GTCTTGGAGATCCGGCCGTCGATCATGTGGGACAAGGGCAGGGCTGtggagttcttgctcaaatcgcTTG GATTCGACAACCGCAGCGACGTCCTGCCGGTGTACATCGGGGACGACCGGACCGACGAGGATGCTTTCAAG GTGTTGAGAAAGAGAGGTCAAGGTCTAGGGATCCTTGTCTCCAAGTGCCTCAAGGAGACTGACGCCTCATACTCTCTCCAGGATCCCACTgag GTCATGGAGTTCTTGCTCCGGCTGGTGCAGTGGAAGCTTCGGCGATCACCGTCAGCGACGCGCCCAAGGCCGGCACAGTAG